In one Gopherus evgoodei ecotype Sinaloan lineage chromosome 1, rGopEvg1_v1.p, whole genome shotgun sequence genomic region, the following are encoded:
- the NME6 gene encoding nucleoside diphosphate kinase 6 isoform X1, protein MDMSNHSKKNCPILAGGATGTRGPTLEFSQDPSGPLAEVLVLQHLMCLCLTLALPFQAVHETILNNKFLIVRTKELMWRREDSQRFYQEHSGRFFYQRLVEFMASGPMRAYILAHEDAVARWRSLMGPTKVYRARNTAPDSIRGAYGLTDTRNTTHGSDSVASARREIAFFFPEFSESLWYQQDEPHLRCGLARYDAGERVHSLPKAGRTESS, encoded by the exons atggatatgagcaatcactcgaagaagaactgcccCATTCTTGCTGGAGGTGCCACAGGAACCAGGGGTCCTACCCTGGAATTCAG TCAGGATCCCTCTGGGCCCTTGGCTGAAGTCTTGGTTCTGCAACATCTGATGTGTTTGTGCctcacccttgccctgccttTCCAGGCCGTGCATGAAACCATCCTAAATAACAAATTCCTCATCGTGCGGACCAAGGAGctgatgtggagaagggaagACAGCCAGCGATTTTACCAGGAGCACTCAG gGCGATTTTTCTATCAGAGGCTGGTGGAGTTCATGGCCAG TGGCCCAATGCGGGCTTATATCCTAGCCCATGAAGATGCTGTTGCACGCTGGAGGTCTCTCATGGGACCCACCAAAGTGTACCGAGCCCGAAACACAGCTCCAGACTCCATCCGAGGAGCCTATGGCCTCACTGACACGAGGAACACCACACATGGCTCAG ACTCGGTGGCATCAGCCCGTAGAGAAATTGCCTTCTTCTTCCCAGAGTTCAGCGAGAGTCTCTGGTACCAGCAGGATGAGCCACATCTGCGGTGCGGCCTGGCACGCTACGACGCAGGGGAGCGTGTTCACAGCCTACCCAAGGCTGGCAGGACAGAGTCATCCTAG
- the NME6 gene encoding nucleoside diphosphate kinase 6 isoform X2: MCLCLTLALPFQAVHETILNNKFLIVRTKELMWRREDSQRFYQEHSGRFFYQRLVEFMASGPMRAYILAHEDAVARWRSLMGPTKVYRARNTAPDSIRGAYGLTDTRNTTHGSDSVASARREIAFFFPEFSESLWYQQDEPHLRCGLARYDAGERVHSLPKAGRTESS, translated from the exons ATGTGTTTGTGCctcacccttgccctgccttTCCAGGCCGTGCATGAAACCATCCTAAATAACAAATTCCTCATCGTGCGGACCAAGGAGctgatgtggagaagggaagACAGCCAGCGATTTTACCAGGAGCACTCAG gGCGATTTTTCTATCAGAGGCTGGTGGAGTTCATGGCCAG TGGCCCAATGCGGGCTTATATCCTAGCCCATGAAGATGCTGTTGCACGCTGGAGGTCTCTCATGGGACCCACCAAAGTGTACCGAGCCCGAAACACAGCTCCAGACTCCATCCGAGGAGCCTATGGCCTCACTGACACGAGGAACACCACACATGGCTCAG ACTCGGTGGCATCAGCCCGTAGAGAAATTGCCTTCTTCTTCCCAGAGTTCAGCGAGAGTCTCTGGTACCAGCAGGATGAGCCACATCTGCGGTGCGGCCTGGCACGCTACGACGCAGGGGAGCGTGTTCACAGCCTACCCAAGGCTGGCAGGACAGAGTCATCCTAG